The Microcebus murinus isolate Inina chromosome 4, M.murinus_Inina_mat1.0, whole genome shotgun sequence genome has a segment encoding these proteins:
- the GPR83 gene encoding G-protein coupled receptor 83, with protein sequence MVPHFLLLCLLHLARATERPEGRADERGPEAALAAPNASHFFPWNNYSFSDWQNFVGRRRYGAESQNPTVKALLIVAYSFIIVFSLFGNVLVCHVIFKNQRMHSATSLFIVNLAVADIMITLLNTPFTLVRFVNSTWVFGKGMCHVSRFAQYCSLHVSALTLTAIAVDRHQVIMHPLKPRISITKGVIYIAVIWTMATFFSLPHAICQKLFTFKYSEDTVRSLCLPDFPEPADLFWKYLDLATFILLYILPLLIISVAYARVAKKLWLCNTIGDVTTEQYLALRRKKKKTIKMLMLVVVLFALCWFPLNCYVLLLSSKVIRTNNALYFAFHWFAMSSTCYNPFIYCWLNENFRVELKSLLSMCQRPPKPQEDRPPSPVPSFRVAWTEKSNGRKAPPLANNLLPSSQLQAGKTDLSSVEPIVAMS encoded by the exons ATGGTCCCTCACTTCTTGCTGCTCTGCCTCCTGCACTTGGCGCGGGCCACCGAGCGCCCCGAGGGCCGGGCGGACGAGCGGGGCCCGGAGGCGGCCCTGGCCGCGCCCAACGCCTCGCACTTCTTCCCCTGGAACAACTACAGCTTCTCCGACTGGCAGAACTTTGTGGGCAGGAGGCGCTACGGGGCCGAGTCCCAGAACCCCACGGTGAAAGCCCTGCTCATCGTGGCTTACTCCTTCATCATCGTCTTCTCGCTCTTCGGCAACGTCCTGGTCTGTCATGTCATCTTCAAGAACCAGCGAATGCACTCGGCCACCAGCCTCTTCATCGTCAACCTGGCGGTCGCCGACATAATGATCACGCTACTCAACACTCCCTTCACGCTG GTCCGCTTTGTGAACAGCACATGGGTGTTCGGGAAGGGCATGTGCCACGTCAGCCGCTTTGCCCAGTACTGCTCCCTGCACGTCTCTGCACTGACGCTGACGGCCATCGCGGTGGACCGCCACCAG GTTATTATGCATCCGTTAAAACCCCGGATCTCTATCACAAAGGGTGTCATCTACATCGCTGTCATCTGGACCATGGCTACGTTCTTTTCGCTCCCGCATGCTATCTGCCAGAAGTTATTCACCTTCAAGTACAG CGAGGACACCGTGCGTTCGCTCTGCCTGCCCGACTTCCCCGAGCCAGCTGACCTCTTCTGGAAGTACCTGGACTTGGCCACCTTCATCCTGCTTTACATCCTGCCCCTCCTCATCATCTCTGTGGCCTACGCCCGGGTGGCCAAGAAGCTGTGGCTGTGCAACACCATCGGCGACGTGACCACGGAGCAGTACCTTGCCCTGCGGCGCAAAAAGAAGAAGACCATCAAGATGTTGATGCTGGTGGTGGTCCTCTTCGCCCTCTGCTGGTTCCCCCTCAACTGCTACGTCCTCCTCCTGTCCAGCAAGGTCATCCGCACCAACAATGCCCTCTACTTCGCCTTCCACTGGTTCGCCATGAGCAGCACCTGCTACAACCCCTTCATCTACTGCTGGCTGAACGAGAACTTCAGGGTGGAGCTAAAGTCATTACTGAGCATGTGCCAAAGGCCGCCCAAGCCTCAGGAGGATAGGCCACCGTCCCCAGTCCCTTCCTTCAGGGTGGCTTGGACAGAGAAGAGCAATGGCCGGAAGGCTCCTCCACTAGCCAATAACCTCTTGCCCTCCTCCCAACTCCAGGCTGGGAAGACAGACCTGTCGTCTGTGGAACCCATTGTGGCGATGAGTTag